GATATTCTGGCGCAACGTCCAAGCCTCGGGCGTGATTCCGCAATTGAGTTTGATCGCCGGTCCGTGCGCCGGCGGCGCGGTCTACTCACCCGCAATCACGGATTTCGTGATCATGGCCGAACGGATCGGCCAGATGTTCATCACCGGTCCGGAGATCATCAAGACGGTGACCGGCGAGGACGTGAGCTTTGAAGAACTCGGCGGCGCGACCACGCACGCGACGAAGAGCGGCGTCGCACATCTCACGGCGAGCGACGAAGACGAAATGGTCGAGCTGACCAAAACGCTGCTGGGCTATCTCCCGCAAAACAACCTCGAGGATCCGCCGCGCTACGCCTGCGACGACGATCCGGCGCGCCTGGTGACCGAACTCGACGATATCGTTCCCGACTCGCCCAACAAACCGTACGACATGCACGCGGTCATCCGGCCGGTGCTCGACAACGGCGATTTCTTCGAAATCGCGCCGGCGTACGCAACGAACATCATCACCGGTTTCGGTCGCGTGAACGGTCAGAGCGTGGGCATCGTCGGTAACCAGCCGAACGTTTTGGCCGGCGTGCTCGATATCAAGAGTTCGATCAAGGCCGCGCGCTTCGTACGCTTTTGCGACGCGTTCAACATTCCGTTGGTCACGTTCGTCGACGTGCCCGGCTTTCTGCCGGGGACCGATCAAGAGTATGGCGGCATCATCACGCACGGTGCCAAACTGCTCTATGCCTTCGCCGAAGCGACGGTTCCGAAGATCACGATCATCACGCGCAAGGCGTATGGCGGCGCTTACGACGTTATGGCGTCCAAACACATCCGCGCCGACGTTAACGTTGCGTGGCCCACGGCCGAGATCGCCGTCATGGGCGCCGAAGGGGCGGTTAAAACGATCTTCCGCCGGGAGATCGCCGCGGCAGCAGACCCGGCCGCGAAGATGCAGGAGCTCATCGACACGTACACCGAGCGCTTCGCCAATCCGTTCATCGCGGCGCAGCGCGGATACGTCGACGACATCGTCGAGGCGCGAATGACCCGCCGCGTCATCGCGAAATCACTCGAGATGCTCGCGACAAAACGCGTGGAGCGCCCCAAGCGCAAACACGGAAACATTCCACTCTAAGCACTCGCATCCCGGAGCGTAAGCTATGCCGAGCCGCAAGGCCTTTCTGCTCACAACCGCGCTGACCGCAGCCCTGCCCGGCGCCGCGGCGGCGGCAGCCGGCGGCCATCCGTTCGACCGAGCGCGTTTCGAAGCGCGCCTCGCGCGCGATGCGAAGCATCGCCAGTGTTTCGGCGTCACGAAACTCGAGGGCGGGACGGCGCTCGCCAACATGTACAACTCGATCTACGCCTACGAGGTCACGCTCAACGAGGGATCGGGTGCGCTGCATGCCGCGGCGGTGCTCTATCACGGCACGTCGATCGTCATGGCCTTCGATCACGCAACGTGGAACGGGCTGATCTGGCCATCAAAACTCCTCACGCAGAGCGATCTCGGTAAGGATGCTTGGCGCGCAAAACATCGCGACAATCCGTTTTACGGCAGCGCCGCGCGCGACGAGTCGTCGGTTCAAGCGCTCTCGAAGCGCCACGGCGCGTCGTTCTTCGTCTGCAACAATGCGGTGACCGGGATGGCCTCCGAGATTGCGGGCGCGTTGAAGCTGCAAGACGATGCCGTCTACGCGCGCCTGCTCGGCGGCATCGTCCCCGAAGCGATGGTGGTCCCGGCCGGCGTCATGGCGATCAACGCCTGCCAAGAGGCGAAGTTCACCTACATTCAAGCAACGCTCTAGAGGACGCGGCAGGCCGCGCTGGTATCTAGCAGGCGTGAAACTCTTAGAAGGTAAGCGAGCCCTCATCACGGGAGTCGCCAATCGCTGGTCCATCGCCACCGGGATCGCCCGGCAGCTGCACGAACACGGCGCGTCGCTCGCCTTTACCTATCAGGGGGAGCGCGTTAAAGACGAGGTTGCAAAGCTCGCGGCCGAACTCGGCGGCGGCCCGGTCCTCGAATGCGACGTCACGTCGGACGAAGCGCTCCGGACGCTCGCGCGCGACCTGCAGGCGTTTGGAAAACTCGACGCCTTGGTTCATTCGATCGCCTTCGTAAATAAGGAAGACCTCAGCGGTCGCGTGTACGACACCTCGCGCGAGGGATTCAAACTCGCGCTCGACATCTCGTCGTACTCGCTGATCGCACTCGTGCAGGCATTGCGCGAAGGGTTGAACGACGGCGCCTCGATCATGGCGCTTACCTATCTGGGTGCGACGGCGATCGTTCCGAACTATAACGTGGCCGGCATCGCCAAGGCGGCGCTCGAATCGATCGTGCGCTACCTCGCGTTCGATCTAGGCGATCGCGGCATTCGCGTCAACGCGATCTCCGCCGGACCGATCAAGACCGCGAGTTCGCGCCAGGTTGCCGGACTCTCCAAAATGCTCGACGTCGTCGGCGCAACCGCGCCGCTGCGACGCAACGTTACCGCCGACGACGTTGGCAAAACCGCCGTCTATCTCGCATCGGATCTCTCTTCTTCGATCACCGCCGACGTGCACTTCGTCGATGCCGGATTCCATGCCATGGGCATGTTCCCGCCGTCGGCATGACCCTCGGCTTCGTAGGCGCGTCACCGACCGACGACGAGGCTGCGGCGATTCTAGCCGTGCTCCTCGCGCGTGAATCAGAACCCATGGAGACGCCGCGCACGCCGGCGTGGACGCTCGCGCATCGTTTTCCCGACCTCGATCTGGATGAGGTTCGCACGTTACGGATCACGGGCAATGTTCGATAAAATCCTGATCGCGAACCGGGGCGAGATCGCCGTGCGCATCATCCGGACCGCGCACGAGATGAACGTTGCGACCGTCGCCGTGTACTCGGAGATCGACCGCGACGCGACGCACGTTCGCATGGCCGGCGAAGCGTTTTTGCTCGGCCCCGCAGCGCCTTCGCAGAGTTATCTCAACATCGAACGACTCCTCGACGCTGCAGACCGCTCGGGCGCGCAGGCTATCCACCCGGGCTACGGCTTTCTCGCCGAGAACGCCGCCTTCGCGCGCGCCGTGCTCGCGCACGGACTTGCGTGGATCGGCCCGCACCCCGATGCCATCGACGCGATGGGCGACAAAGTGCGCGCGCGACAGGCGATGGTCAAGGCCGGCGTTCCGGTCGTGCCCGGCGGAACCGAACCGATCGCCGATGCCGCCGGAGCCCGCGCCGCGGCGCAAACCTTCGGCCTTCCGCTCGCGCTCAAGGCCTCGGGTGGCGGCGGCGGCAAAGGCCTGAAAGTCGCGCGCACGATGGATGAAGTGGAGTCGGCCTTCACCACCGCACGGCGCGAAGCCGAAGCCTATTTCAAGAACGATACGGTCTACGCCGAGCGCTATCTCGACAATCCCAAGCACGTGGAGCTTCAGGTGCTCGCCGACAAGCACGGTAACGTGGTCCACGTCGGCGAACGCGACTGTTCGCTCCAGCGGCGCCATCAAAAGGTCTGGGAAGAAGCGCCGGCAACGATCTCGCAACGCGTGCGCGACGGCATGCGCGAAGCCGGGATTCGCGCGGCGCGAGCGATCGACTACGACAGTGTCGGAACGATCGAATGTCTGGTCTCCGGCGACGATTTCTTCTTTCTCGAGATGAACACGCGCATTCAAGTGGAGCACACGGTCACCGAGATGATCGCCGGAATCGATCTGATTCGCGAGCAAATCAGGGTCGCCGCAGGCGAGCCGCTCGGCTACGCGCAGGACGCGATCGTTTTCCGCGGCCACGCGATCGAGGGACGGGTCAACGCGGAAGACCCCGCGCAGAATTTCCGCCCCGCGCCCGGTACGATTACCGCGTATCGCGAACCGGCGGGTCTCGGCGTGCGAGTCGATTCCGCCGCCTATGCCGGCTGCACGATCTCACCGGACTACGACTCGATGATCGCCAAGCTCGTGGTCTGGGCGCCGACGCGCCCCGAGGCCATCGCACGATTTCGCCGCGCCATCGACGAGTACGCAATCGCGGGCGTGCCGACCACGCTCCCACTCCTGCGCGCGCTCTGCGATGAGCCTGCGGTGCGCGATGCAAGCTACGGAACCGCAACGCTCGAAGCGTTCGCCGCCGAGCGATTTGCCGGTGGCGCAAACGCGTCCGCTGCGCAGGGCCTCGCGCAAACCGGGGCGGCGCCAAACGTCGCCGCGAGCGATGAGATCGTGCGCGTCGAGATCAACGACAAACTCTACCGCGTTCGCGTGCTCGATCGGCCCGTGCAGGCTTCGCGCGGGGCGGGGAAAGTCGCGCCGCGTACCGCCTCGGCCAAACGCAATGCGGCCGCGAGCGGCAACGACGTGCGATCGCCGATGCACGGCGTGGTCGTGGAGGTGCCGGTCAACGCCGGCGATGCGGTCGTCGAGGGTCAGGTCGTGGCCATCGTCGAGGCGATGAAAATGATGAACGAGATTCGCGCGCACCGTGCGGGCACGGCAACGAAGATTCACGCTCAAAAAGGCGAGACGGTCGAAGCGGCGAGCACGCTCGTGACGATCGAGTAGAGCGTTCGCGGCAGCTGAAGGCGAATACCGTTTCCGACATGGCCCGCGACCTCAACGATTCCGGCATCCCGCTGCGACCGGTCTACGACCGCATCGGCGACGAGCCGCACGATCTCGGTACGCCCGGAACCTTTCCGTTCGCGCGCGGCGTGCGCAAGGATATGTATCGCGGCCGTTTGTGGACGATGCGTCAGTACGCGGGATTCGCCACGGCGGCGGAATCGAACGCTCGCTACCGCTACTTACTCGAGCACGGTACGACCGGCCTTTCGGTCGCATTCGATCTGCCGACCCAACTCGGCTACGATTCCGACGCGCCGCAGGCGCGCGGCGAAGTCGGCAAAGTGGGCGTCGCGATCGACAGCGTTGCCGATGTGGAGACGCTTTTCGACGGAATTCCCCTCGATGAAGTTACCGTTTCGATGACGATCAACGCGCCGGCCGCGATCGTGCTCGCGATGGTGCTCGCCGTCGCCCGGCGTCGCGGCATCGCCTTCGAGAAACTCGGCGGCACCATTCAGAACGACGTGCTCAAAGAGTACGTCGCGCGCGGCACGTATATTTATCCGCCCGCGCCGTCCATGCGCCTGGTCACCGACGTCATGGCCTACTGCGCCCGGGAAGTTCCGCAGTGGAACACGATCTCGATCTCCGGCTATCACATTCGCGAGGCCGGCTCGACCGCGCTCGAAGAGATCGCGTTCACGCTTTCGAACGGCAAAGCCTATCTGCGCGCCGCCCGAGACGCCGGCATCGATCCCGACACCATCGCGCCACGGCTTTCGTTCTTTTGGAACGCTCACAACGATTTCTTTGAAGAAGTGGCAAAGTTTCGCGCCGCCCGCTATCTCTGGGCGCACATCACGCGCGACGAATTCGGCTGCCTCGACCCGCGTTCGCAGATGCTGCGCGCACATGCCCAGACGGCCGGCTCGACGCTGACCGCGCAGGAGCCGGAGAACAACGTCGTGCGCGTGACGCTGCAGGCACTCGCGGCCGTTCTCGGCGGCACGCAGTCGCTGCATACCAACGGCAAGGACGAGGCGCTCGCGCTGCCCACGGCCGAATCGGCGAAGCTCGCACTGCGCACGCAGCAGATCATCGCTTACGAGAGCGGCGTCGCCGACGTCGTCGATCCGCTCGCCGGATCGTACTATGTGGAGAGCCTGACCAACGATTTGATCGCGCGCGCGCAAGCGCTCATCGCCGAAGTCGACGCCTTGGGCGGCGCCGTCGCCGCGATCGAGAGCGGCTGGATGCAGACGCGCATCGCCGATTCGGCGTACCGCGCGCAGCAAGCCATCGAAAGCGGCGAGGCGGTGGTGGTGGCGGTCAATCGCTTTGCCGAGAGCGGCAAAAGCGTTCGCATCCCGCTGCAGCGGATCGGCGAAGCCGTCGAACGCGATCAGAGCGCTCGCCTGCAGGCGTTTCGCGCGCACCGCGATGCGGCGCTGGTCGAGGAAAGGCTGGCGGCGGTTCGCGCCGCCGCAGCGGGCACTGAGAACCTGATGCCGCGATTCGTCGACGCCGTCGACGCCGGCGCGACGCTCGGCGAGGTCTGCAATGTTTTACGCGACGTCTTCGGCGTCTATCGCGCGCGAGAGATCGTAGCCTAAGTGCGGATCGACCACATCGCCATCGTCGTGCGCGATCTCGACGCAACGATCGAGCTCTACACGCAAACCCTCGGCTTCGAACAGATCTATCGCGAGATCGTCGCCGATCAAGGCGTCGAGGCGGTCGGTCTGAGGGCCGGTGAAAGCGTCATCGAACTGCTGCGGCCGCTCGATGAGACCTCGCCGATCGCGCGCTATCGCGGCGACGCCGCGACGAAGCTTCACCATACGGCGTATCGCGTAGACGACCTCGTCGGCGAACTCGCGCGACTAAAAGCCGCCGGCGTACGTTTACTCGACGAACATCCGCGTGCGGGCGCTCACGGAAATCGCATCGCGTTTCTCCATCCCAAGAGCACGCTGGGCGTGCTCGTCGAACTCTGCCAACCCGCTACCGCAACACCCACCGCGTGACCGTAGGAGTCCATGGCTCGCAAACGTAGACGCCGCGGCGCCGGCCGCCTCAAGCCCTTGCCCGTGTTGTTTCTTCTGCTTATCGCGGCGCTCGTGATTTGGGCGCTGCTCCCCCGCCACGCGCCCAACCATCGCACGCGCGGCACGACTGTGGCGCAGACGACCGCCGCGCCGATCGCTACACCCGCGTCCACCGTTGAAGCGACCGCAACGCCGGAGGCTTCGCCATCGGCCGAGTCGAGCGCGACGCCCGCCCCCGCCCTCACGCTCGCACCGCGCGCCACGCAGGCACCCGCCTACACGGGAAACGCGCCGGTCGTCGCCATCATCGTTGACGATTGCGGCCAGTGGCTCGATACCGAACGCGGCTACATCGCGCTGCCGATTCCGCTCACGATGTCGGTGCTGCCCCACGTGCGATACGGAACCCTCATTGCGAACGAAGCGCAAGCCGCCGGCAAAGGGGTGATGCTGCATCTTCCGATGGAACCGATTTCGCATATCAATCCGGGACCGGGCGAGATCAAGACGGCGATGGGCGATGCCGCCATCGTCGCGCAGACCGAGAACGACGTCGCGCAAGTTCCGCTGGCAACCGGCGTGAACAATCACGAAGGCAGCGAAGCAAGCGCCGATCCACGCGTGATGAACGACGTGATGGGCGTGGTCAAAGCGCACGGCCTCTTCTTCATCGACTCGATGACCTCGGCGAAATCGGTCGCCAAACAAACCGCACAGACCGACGGCGTACCGACCGCCGCTCGCGACGTCTTTCTCGACAACCAAGACGATGTGGCCTACAGCGAGTCGATGCTCGCCCGCGCCGTCGCCGTAGCAAAGGCTAACGGCTCGGCCATCGCCATCGGCCACCCGCGCCCCACGACCCTCGAAGCCCTCCGCGTTATGTACCCCAAGATGCAAGCCGAAGGCATCCAC
The Candidatus Baltobacteraceae bacterium DNA segment above includes these coding regions:
- a CDS encoding acyl-CoA carboxylase subunit beta, with the translated sequence MKSHEEKYAELLGKRRSALAPAGEAAIEKQHARGKRTARERVDALVDADSFIELDGFAVHRTTAFGLADKEFLGDGVITGRATIDGRQVFLFSQDFTVLGGSLGEVFAEKICKVMDLAVRTGSPMIGINDSGGARIQEGVVSLGGYAEIFWRNVQASGVIPQLSLIAGPCAGGAVYSPAITDFVIMAERIGQMFITGPEIIKTVTGEDVSFEELGGATTHATKSGVAHLTASDEDEMVELTKTLLGYLPQNNLEDPPRYACDDDPARLVTELDDIVPDSPNKPYDMHAVIRPVLDNGDFFEIAPAYATNIITGFGRVNGQSVGIVGNQPNVLAGVLDIKSSIKAARFVRFCDAFNIPLVTFVDVPGFLPGTDQEYGGIITHGAKLLYAFAEATVPKITIITRKAYGGAYDVMASKHIRADVNVAWPTAEIAVMGAEGAVKTIFRREIAAAADPAAKMQELIDTYTERFANPFIAAQRGYVDDIVEARMTRRVIAKSLEMLATKRVERPKRKHGNIPL
- a CDS encoding enoyl-ACP reductase, whose product is MKLLEGKRALITGVANRWSIATGIARQLHEHGASLAFTYQGERVKDEVAKLAAELGGGPVLECDVTSDEALRTLARDLQAFGKLDALVHSIAFVNKEDLSGRVYDTSREGFKLALDISSYSLIALVQALREGLNDGASIMALTYLGATAIVPNYNVAGIAKAALESIVRYLAFDLGDRGIRVNAISAGPIKTASSRQVAGLSKMLDVVGATAPLRRNVTADDVGKTAVYLASDLSSSITADVHFVDAGFHAMGMFPPSA
- a CDS encoding acetyl-CoA carboxylase biotin carboxylase subunit, which produces MFDKILIANRGEIAVRIIRTAHEMNVATVAVYSEIDRDATHVRMAGEAFLLGPAAPSQSYLNIERLLDAADRSGAQAIHPGYGFLAENAAFARAVLAHGLAWIGPHPDAIDAMGDKVRARQAMVKAGVPVVPGGTEPIADAAGARAAAQTFGLPLALKASGGGGGKGLKVARTMDEVESAFTTARREAEAYFKNDTVYAERYLDNPKHVELQVLADKHGNVVHVGERDCSLQRRHQKVWEEAPATISQRVRDGMREAGIRAARAIDYDSVGTIECLVSGDDFFFLEMNTRIQVEHTVTEMIAGIDLIREQIRVAAGEPLGYAQDAIVFRGHAIEGRVNAEDPAQNFRPAPGTITAYREPAGLGVRVDSAAYAGCTISPDYDSMIAKLVVWAPTRPEAIARFRRAIDEYAIAGVPTTLPLLRALCDEPAVRDASYGTATLEAFAAERFAGGANASAAQGLAQTGAAPNVAASDEIVRVEINDKLYRVRVLDRPVQASRGAGKVAPRTASAKRNAAASGNDVRSPMHGVVVEVPVNAGDAVVEGQVVAIVEAMKMMNEIRAHRAGTATKIHAQKGETVEAASTLVTIE
- a CDS encoding methylmalonyl-CoA mutase family protein, producing MARDLNDSGIPLRPVYDRIGDEPHDLGTPGTFPFARGVRKDMYRGRLWTMRQYAGFATAAESNARYRYLLEHGTTGLSVAFDLPTQLGYDSDAPQARGEVGKVGVAIDSVADVETLFDGIPLDEVTVSMTINAPAAIVLAMVLAVARRRGIAFEKLGGTIQNDVLKEYVARGTYIYPPAPSMRLVTDVMAYCAREVPQWNTISISGYHIREAGSTALEEIAFTLSNGKAYLRAARDAGIDPDTIAPRLSFFWNAHNDFFEEVAKFRAARYLWAHITRDEFGCLDPRSQMLRAHAQTAGSTLTAQEPENNVVRVTLQALAAVLGGTQSLHTNGKDEALALPTAESAKLALRTQQIIAYESGVADVVDPLAGSYYVESLTNDLIARAQALIAEVDALGGAVAAIESGWMQTRIADSAYRAQQAIESGEAVVVAVNRFAESGKSVRIPLQRIGEAVERDQSARLQAFRAHRDAALVEERLAAVRAAAAGTENLMPRFVDAVDAGATLGEVCNVLRDVFGVYRAREIVA
- the mce gene encoding methylmalonyl-CoA epimerase is translated as MRIDHIAIVVRDLDATIELYTQTLGFEQIYREIVADQGVEAVGLRAGESVIELLRPLDETSPIARYRGDAATKLHHTAYRVDDLVGELARLKAAGVRLLDEHPRAGAHGNRIAFLHPKSTLGVLVELCQPATATPTA
- a CDS encoding divergent polysaccharide deacetylase family protein gives rise to the protein MARKRRRRGAGRLKPLPVLFLLLIAALVIWALLPRHAPNHRTRGTTVAQTTAAPIATPASTVEATATPEASPSAESSATPAPALTLAPRATQAPAYTGNAPVVAIIVDDCGQWLDTERGYIALPIPLTMSVLPHVRYGTLIANEAQAAGKGVMLHLPMEPISHINPGPGEIKTAMGDAAIVAQTENDVAQVPLATGVNNHEGSEASADPRVMNDVMGVVKAHGLFFIDSMTSAKSVAKQTAQTDGVPTAARDVFLDNQDDVAYSESMLARAVAVAKANGSAIAIGHPRPTTLEALRVMYPKMQAEGIHFVLASQLVR